The Chitinophagales bacterium genomic interval ATCTTATTTTGGTGGCGCTGACAAAGACCTGGGTTATGGAGCTGTGGCAGATAAAAATAATAATGTTATTCTCTATGGTAAAGCTGCCAGTGATGGCCTTGCCACAACAGGTCAGATGATTGTATATGGATCCGGCGAATGCATTCTGGTAAAATTTACACCAGACGGAATACTGCAATGGAGCACCTATAAAGGTGGTGCCGGCGATGATCATTACCGCAATGCCAGGATTGATTCCAAGGGAACGATTTATTGTACCGGTTATACTGAAAGCATCAACCACATTTCCACACCGGGCGCATTTCAGACTGTGTATGGTGGTGACGGTGACTGCCTGATCTCAAAGTTCACAACTGATGGCGTGGAACTCTGGACTACCTATTTCGGCAATAGTGGTTCTGACCGATTTCATGCAATCAACCTCGATTTATTTAATCACCTGTTGCTGGAAGGCACCACCGGCAGCCCATCCGGAATGACAACGCCCGGCGTGCATCAGACAGTGTATGGCGGTGGCGAGGAAGATGTTTTGCTTGCGCAGTTCGATACAAGTGGCTTCAGGATATGGAGCACATACTATGGCGGCGAATATTCTGATCGCGGAAGAGGTGTGGAATCGGACCTGCAAGGCAATATTTATATCGGCGGTCTTACAGAAAGCGAAACCGGTATTGCTACCGCAGGGGCACACCAGGAACACTGGACGCCCGGCTTCATTAACGGAGTTAGGCAGGAAGATGGTTATGTAGCGCGATTTACCCCAACGGGTCAGCTTGTCTGGGGCACTTACTATGGCGGTGGCGGTTATGACCGCATCTGGGGAATGGCTGTAGACCGCAATCTGAATGCAATTTTTGTTGCAGGTGGAACGCAAAGCGATGATTCCATTGCAACACCGAAAGCATGGATGACAGAAAGGGTTAACGGCTCTACGGAAGGCTTTTTTGCCAGATGGGATTATGACGGACAGCTGGTTTGGGGCAGTTATTGGGGCGGCCTGTCAGAAGATCATTTGCAGGATATTGAGCCGGATGGTGACGGGTTCGTTTATGTGCTCGGAGTTACCAATCAAAACAGGATGCCGGTAACACTCAACGTTTACCAAACCACTACATCCGGCAGTGATGAAGCTATGCTGGACAGATTCTATGCAGGCACAGAATGTTTCGATTATAACGAACCCAATAATTCATTGTCTGCCGGCAAACAAGTGATTGGATGGGCACCGCTTGACAGTTTTTATTACGGATACAACGGAAGTATTGTGAATGGCATGGACCAGGATTGGTTTAAGATTAAGATTAAATCCTCGCTGAACAATTTCATGATCATACTGAAGGATAAGCCCGCTGCCTACAACCTTAAGCTATATAACGCGCAGCAGCAACTATTACAGAGTGCTCAGAATCCTCCTTCATTGAATGACACGATTGTTTTTAACAATGCCCCGGCTGCTTACTACTATATCAGGATTTCCCATGGAAAAAACGTTTTCGATTCCATCAGTTGTTACAGGATGATCATTTATCAGAGCAGCTCTGTTTTTGATCTGTCGCCGGGAATAGAAAAAAATCAAGCCGGTGAAAATGCAATTTCCGAACTTACCATTTTCCCGAATCCTGTTACGGAACAACTCTCCTTCAGCATCAACACTTTGGCTGAAGAACATGGAACTTTGTTCATTTATGATATGCTGGGCCGTTTGTGTTATTCAAATGATTTAATGTTGGACGAAGGCTATCAGATCATGCATGTTCCAGTAGCAGAGCTTCCCGCCGGAAGTTACAGGCTGTTGCTGAAAAGCCATCAGGCAACAAGGGTATCCTCTTTTATTAAGACAGGTAACTGACCTGCTGCACCTAAAAACATCCAGATTAATTTCTTTACCGCTATTCATAAATCACTCACCTGCGAATGAAATCTCCACTTTTTACCTATGCAATGCTACTGATCTGTGTTTTATCCTGCCGGGAAAATACTCTTGCCCAAACATCATGGGCTTCCGACCCGCTGCAGCAGCTGGCTTTTGTTGAGAATAAAGGACAGGTGACAGATCAGCACGGAAAACAAAACAGTGATGTCTTGTTTATATATGCTGGTGAGCGATTCAATCTTCAACTCAAACGCGATGGATTCAGCTATGAGTTGTTTGAAGTGAAGCAACAAGCTGCAGGCATGTCTGAAGCCGGCGTCGTTCCATCAACCGATGATGATTTGACTGATCTTCTGAAAGATAATCAGCAGGTTCGCTCACACCGTGTTGATGTTAAACTTAATGGAGCCAACCCAATTGCATCTATCTTCGGCACAGAGCCTTTAGAAACAGTTGTGAATTTTTATACGGCGCCAGCTGCACCGGACGGCATCACCGGAGTCGCAACATTTAATAAAGTTATTTACCGGAATATCTACGCCGGCATTGACCTCCTTTTCACAGCACCTGATAATACCACAGGATCCTCACTGAAATATGAATGGATTATTCATCCCGGAGCAGATCCATCAAAAATAAAATTGCAGTATGATGGTGCAGTTGCACTTCTTCCTGCCGGCGACGGGGGCTTCAGGCTCGTTACCGGCACCGGACATATTGATGAAAGTAAAGTGTATGCTTATGCCGCTGATTCCAAATTACCCATAGATGCGACATATCAGTTTGATAAGAACAAGGTGAGTTACACAATTGCAAGAGACCCGCTTCAGACGATTGTGATTGATCCGAACATTCTGTGGTCATCCTATTATGGCGGCAACCTTTCGGAGGATATTAACAACGGTGAACTGGCAGTTGACAAACAGTCGAAAGTGATTGTGACCGGCAGCACGCTGAGCACACTGTATGTAGCCAGTACCGGCGCATACCAGACTGTTTATGGAGGCGGCTACCATGATGCTTTCATTGCTAAATTCACCACCGTCGGCAAACTCTCCTGGGCAACATATTATGGCTCTACCGGAAAAGATGAAGGACATGCCATCACTACTGATGGCGATAATAATATCTACGTGGCAGGACTTACTACGAGCAAAACCAATATGGTGACTGTTGGTGCCTACCAGACCGCTTTCGCAGGTTTCCAGGATGCATTTGTTGTTAAGCTCGATGCCTCCGGTGCCAGGTTGTGGGCTACTTATCTTGGCGGTTCTATCCAGGATGAAATCCTCGACCTGGACTGCGATAAGAAAGGAAATATCTATTTCTCAGGTTATACCATCAGCCCTGATAAGATTGCGACTCCAGGTGCATACCAGGATTCAATGAACAATCCGGGTGGCAACAATGGTGATGCCTTCTTAGGCGAATTTACACCAGGCGGTGTGTTGAAATGGTGCTCCTATTTCAGCGGACCGGCACAGGATCGCGCCCATGGAATTTGCGTTGGAAAAAATGGCGACCTGTACATCGAAGGCACTTGTGAAAGTCTCACTGAATTTGCAACACCAGGTGTGTTTCAAACAGTGTATGGTGGCGGCGGCACCGATGCATTTATTGCCAAATGGGATACAACAGGAAACTTCTACTGGTGCAGTTACCTTGGTGGCATCAATGAAGACCATGGCCGTGGAGTGAAAACAGATGCTGCCGGCAATCCTTACGTGATCGGCTGGTCAGCCAGTCCTTCCGGTATTGCTTCAGCCGGTGCCTTGCAGGAACATTGGTACGAGGCGTATGAAAATGATGGCGATCCCAAGTATGACGGTTTCCTGGCAAAATTTCATCCTGACGGCAGCCGCGAATGGGGAACATATTACGGTGGCAATGGAAAGGATCAGACATTCACCCTTGCAGTAGACGATGATAATAATTTTGTGTATTGCGGTGGGTTAACCAGCAGTTCTGTTAATATAGCTACGCCGGGATCCTATCAGCCGACCTACGGTAGTTCAACAGATGGCTTCATCGCAAAATTTACGTTTGGCGGAACAAGAGTGTGGGGAACCTACTTTGGTGCTGATGATAATGATGAAGTACATGGAATGGGCATTGACAAGAACGGATTCATGTACCTGTTCTTTTCCACAGAAGGCAATTCCTTTTCCGCTACACCTGACGCATATCAGACAACCGGTAACGGAGCCAATGAAACAATAGTCACCCGCCTGAATGTGGCTGATGCATGCTACGACAAGTACGAACCAAATAACAGCAGTGCCACGGCCGTACTGCTGAAGGCATTTGATGATTCCAGCCTTTGGGGCTATACCGCAGCGATTTCTTCGGCCACGGATGCTGATTGGTATAAATTGAAACTTTCCGCTCCTACAAATTTAAAACTGACGCTTACTGATTTATTCGCGGACTATGATCTCAAATTATATAAATCCAACGGGCAGCTGCTGTACTCTTCTGCGAACACCGGAACAACGGATGAGGACATCATTTATAACAGCGCACCAAAGGGAAACTATATCATTGAAGTAGTACATACAGCCACTTCGTTTGATGCAAATTACTGTTACCGCCTTTTGCCAGTTACGAATTCATCACCATGGCTGATGAAAGAAGGCCAGGAAATGCTTCAGTCACCGGCAGGTATTCGGGCAATTGTTTTCCCAAACCCTGCTGCAGGACAAATCCATCTGAAGGTATCCGCTGATTTTCCGCAGCAATCTGTCATCACGGTTTATGATTTACTGCACCAACCTGTTTATTCAGGGCAATTTGAACTAACCGGCTCCTCCAGTGAAATAGTGATACCTGCTGCCTCCTTAGCGCCCGGACTGTACCTTGCGGAAGTTCGTTCAGACAATTATAAAACATTGGTGAAAGTAATATTGCAGTAATGATGGATACCCGGAACTTGCCGTAAGCACCTTCATCATTTATTCAGCAGTTAATTTCCGTGAAACAGTTGCCGCGATAAAGCAAAAACCCGTTTTATTTAGCTATACACTTGCAGCATTCTTCCTGCATGCTGTTCATCACGATTTATAGGTTAGTCCATAACAGTGGTCATTAACAAAATCACTCACCCTTTCAGCCATTTTAGAGAAGTGCATCCTGCGGAAAATTGTCCACTCACTACCAGATAGACCAGGAAGTGTAATGAATCAAAAAGCACTTATCAGCAATTGTAAAACCGGGATGAATTTGTTTCCTCACAAATAATAACAGAGGCCTTGCTCTGCACAAAGCGGCACTTGCATGCTTCCTGAATGCGCGTTGCGGTTATTCTGATTGTCCTTTTTAGACTGCGGGAGCATAAATCCTGTCATGTCGCTTCAGGAAATAGTTAATAGCTGGTCCGGCAATAAGAATGGTGATGAAGGTCATAACCACGAGGCCAACAAAAATTTTTTCATTAATTATTCCTGCCTGCATGGCTAACATGCCCAGCACAATTTCCATGGATCCCCGCGCATTCATGGCAAAACCAACTGCAAGCGCTTTATTGGATCTGAAACCACTCAGGCGTGCACCGGCAAACCCTCCTGCTATCTTACCGATAAAGGCAATCGTCAAAATAAACAGGCAAATAAACAAATCGAAATCTTTGAAGAAATTAACCCTCAAACCAATCGAGACGAAAAACAAGGGTGCGAGCAGATTCGACACGAACTCATGCAGCATGTCCTTTGCCCGCT includes:
- a CDS encoding SBBP repeat-containing protein codes for the protein MKSPLFTYAMLLICVLSCRENTLAQTSWASDPLQQLAFVENKGQVTDQHGKQNSDVLFIYAGERFNLQLKRDGFSYELFEVKQQAAGMSEAGVVPSTDDDLTDLLKDNQQVRSHRVDVKLNGANPIASIFGTEPLETVVNFYTAPAAPDGITGVATFNKVIYRNIYAGIDLLFTAPDNTTGSSLKYEWIIHPGADPSKIKLQYDGAVALLPAGDGGFRLVTGTGHIDESKVYAYAADSKLPIDATYQFDKNKVSYTIARDPLQTIVIDPNILWSSYYGGNLSEDINNGELAVDKQSKVIVTGSTLSTLYVASTGAYQTVYGGGYHDAFIAKFTTVGKLSWATYYGSTGKDEGHAITTDGDNNIYVAGLTTSKTNMVTVGAYQTAFAGFQDAFVVKLDASGARLWATYLGGSIQDEILDLDCDKKGNIYFSGYTISPDKIATPGAYQDSMNNPGGNNGDAFLGEFTPGGVLKWCSYFSGPAQDRAHGICVGKNGDLYIEGTCESLTEFATPGVFQTVYGGGGTDAFIAKWDTTGNFYWCSYLGGINEDHGRGVKTDAAGNPYVIGWSASPSGIASAGALQEHWYEAYENDGDPKYDGFLAKFHPDGSREWGTYYGGNGKDQTFTLAVDDDNNFVYCGGLTSSSVNIATPGSYQPTYGSSTDGFIAKFTFGGTRVWGTYFGADDNDEVHGMGIDKNGFMYLFFSTEGNSFSATPDAYQTTGNGANETIVTRLNVADACYDKYEPNNSSATAVLLKAFDDSSLWGYTAAISSATDADWYKLKLSAPTNLKLTLTDLFADYDLKLYKSNGQLLYSSANTGTTDEDIIYNSAPKGNYIIEVVHTATSFDANYCYRLLPVTNSSPWLMKEGQEMLQSPAGIRAIVFPNPAAGQIHLKVSADFPQQSVITVYDLLHQPVYSGQFELTGSSSEIVIPAASLAPGLYLAEVRSDNYKTLVKVILQ